A region of the Flavobacteriaceae bacterium MAR_2010_188 genome:
CAGATCATTGAACTTGGCAATCTTAGTATCTTGAACAACACCAACAGTAACTCCTGGGCTGGTTGGAGTTCCAAAGGTTGCTCCACCACTGCCTGCTTGGATTAAAAAGGCATCGCTATGACCATGGTAACATCCGGCGAATTTTATGATTTTGTCCCTTCCTGTAAAACCTCTGGCCAATCTCACGGCGCTCATACAAGCTTCGGTCCCGGAATTAACAAATCTAATTTTGTCGATGTTTGGCACCATACTAATGGCCAGTTCTGCGATTTTATTTTCGATTTCGGTCGGCATACCGAAAGAAGTTCCCTTCTCGGCCTTTTCTTTTATCGCCTCTACTACTGGCGGATATGCGTGTCCGAGAATCATCGGTCCCCACGAATTAATATAATCTATAAAGCGATTGTTATCTTCATCATAGATATAAGCGTCTTTAGCTGCTTTTGCAAAAACCGGTCTTCCGCCAACCGCATTAAAAGCTCTTACTGGAGAATTAACACCGCCCGGCATCAACTTCTCCGCTTCCATAAATAATGAACTACTTCTTTTATATTCTAACATCTTAATTTGATTTTATGATGAGCACTTGTCCTACCGAAAGGTTTGTGCCCGATAATCGATTTAAATTTTTTAATTCTTCAACTGAAGTATTGTAACGACGAGAAAGTGAATAGAGAGTATCTCCCTTTCTCACTCTGTAAGTAAGAGGCTCGATGGCTTCTACTTCAGCAATTTCTTGTTTATCGTCTAAATAAGAAAGGTTTTCATCATTTAGCACTTTCGCATCATACCTATAAAGCTCGTATCTCTCAATCAAGGTTATGAGTTTTTCAGGATATTTTCTATCTGTAGCATACCCAGCTTCTCGCAATTCCTTCGCCCAACCTTTATAATCACCATCTCTAAGCTGAAATAATTTTGCATACCTTTTTCTTCCGGTCAAAAATTCTGAGTGATCCTCGTAAGAAGACATTGCATGCTCATATTTCCTGAAACATTCTTGGGAAGCATCGTCATCATGATAGATTTTCTTACCCGTCCAATCGTGACATTTAATCCCAAAATGATTGTTAGCCTCTACCGCGAGTCTCCCTTTCCCCGAGCCTGATTCCAAAATTCCTTGCGCTAATGTGATACTGGCCGGGATTTTATATTTCTGCATTTCCCTTATGGCAATATCTTTATAATCGTAGATGTACTGTTCGGTAGCATTTTTAAACTTGCGAACCGACATATCTACGTCTTCTGCAACCTCTTCAACAATAAGTTCTTCTTCTGTTTTTTTAGGTTCGGCCTTTACAACCCGTTCTGTCTTATGTCGGCTACGATCTCTTTTGGTAACTACGCCTTTTTTCGATTTACAACTAAAAACGATGCTGCTTATAAAGAGTAATATCAATAGTTTTCTAATCATTGTATTAAGGGCAAATTTTTATTCTTTAATTTTTGATTCATACCTTCGATTCCCTGTAGTCCTCCACTGTGTATTGCAACTATAGAAATGTTATCCTTAAAATAACCATTCTCAATCAGATTTAAAAGCCCAAACATCATTTTTCCGGTGTAAATCGGGTCTAGTTGAATTTTAAAACGTTTGCTGAAACAGTTTATAAAACCGATTAATTCTGAATTTATTTTAGCATATCCGCCAAAATGGGACTCGGTAATTAATTTCCAGTTTTTCTGATTTACAAATTTAGCAATATC
Encoded here:
- a CDS encoding Flagellum-specific peptidoglycan hydrolase FlgJ, giving the protein MIRKLLILLFISSIVFSCKSKKGVVTKRDRSRHKTERVVKAEPKKTEEELIVEEVAEDVDMSVRKFKNATEQYIYDYKDIAIREMQKYKIPASITLAQGILESGSGKGRLAVEANNHFGIKCHDWTGKKIYHDDDASQECFRKYEHAMSSYEDHSEFLTGRKRYAKLFQLRDGDYKGWAKELREAGYATDRKYPEKLITLIERYELYRYDAKVLNDENLSYLDDKQEIAEVEAIEPLTYRVRKGDTLYSLSRRYNTSVEELKNLNRLSGTNLSVGQVLIIKSN